The Candidatus Anaeroferrophillus wilburensis genomic interval GTCTCGGCGACGTCCGTCAGGGTCGGGCTGATATCGCCGCCCTGGAAGCCAGTCTGAAGATTATCGGCGAGAAAATTACCCCTGAATGTCTGGTGCTCATTGAAACCACCGTGCCGCCGGGGACCACCGAATACGTTGCCTATCCAATTATCAAGAAGGCCTTTGAACAGCGGGGGATCAGTGATGAGCCGCTGCTGTCCCATTCCTATGAGCGGGTGATGCCGGGGCGTGATTACGTTGCCTCGATCCGGGATTTCTGGCGGGTCTGCAGCGGCATCAATGAAACGGCCCGCCAGCGGGTAACCGCTTTTCTTTCGGAGGTCCTCAACGTCGAGAAATTTCCCCTCACCGTCCTCGACCGGCCGTTGGAAAGCGAAACCTGCAAGATAGTCGAAAACTCCTACCGGGCGACAATCCTGGCTTTCCTTCATGAATGGAGCACCTTTTCTGAATTGAACGGCGTTGATCTGGCCAAAGTCATTGAGGCGATCAAGGTGCGCCCCACCCATTCCAACATGATTTTTCCGGGTCCGGGGATTGGCGGCTACTGTCTGCCGAAGGATGGCGGTCTGGGGGTCTGGTCTTACCATACCCTGATGGGTTTTGAAGATGATATCTTCAAAATTACGCCCGAGGCGATCAATATCAATGATACCCGGGCGCTGCGGGCCGCCCAGTTGACCCGAGATGCGTTGCGCAATATGGGCAAAATTGTTGCGGCCTCCAAGATCATTGTGCTTGGTGCTTCCTATCGGGAGGATGTGGGGGATACCCGCTACAGCGGTTCGGAGATTCTGGTGCGCAAACTGGCTGAGATGGGTGCCGAAGTGGCAGTCCATGATCCTTACGTCAAGCATTGGTGGGAGTTGGAAAAACAGGAAAGTTATCCAGCTCCGGGACTTTCCATGAGTCGTTTTTTCCGCAACCAGGATCAGTTGAACGACCTGCGGGTGGAAAAAGAGCTGGCAGCCGCCCTGCAAGGTGCCGATGCGGTGATTTTTGCTGTCCGGCACGGGGAGTACCTGCAGCTGAATCCGGAGACGGTGGTGAAACTTGCCGGTCGGCCGGTGGCGGTTATTGACTGCTTTACCATGCTTGATGATCCGAGTATCAGACGTTATTTTGAACTGGGTTGCGAGGTGAAAGGCCTGGGCCGCGGCCATGTGAAGCGGATCAAGGATGAGGTCCGAAAAAAAGGATAGCTTGGCACGTTGCATGATCCGGGCATAAAAAAACAAGGGCTGTTTTCACAGCCCTTGTTTTTTTGCTCTTTACCAACCGACA includes:
- a CDS encoding GDP-mannose dehydrogenase; this translates as MSDFGEQLVSVCPAGEAFPLPGDDAYAGELRRLQDLVAHHRQLGREIVVVMGVGFVGAVMAGVVADSVDKKTGEPNKFVIGMQRPSTRSYWKISYLNRGVAPVEAEDPEVVPLISRCVLEKKTLTATFTYDALSLADVVVVDVQCDYLKECLGDVRQGRADIAALEASLKIIGEKITPECLVLIETTVPPGTTEYVAYPIIKKAFEQRGISDEPLLSHSYERVMPGRDYVASIRDFWRVCSGINETARQRVTAFLSEVLNVEKFPLTVLDRPLESETCKIVENSYRATILAFLHEWSTFSELNGVDLAKVIEAIKVRPTHSNMIFPGPGIGGYCLPKDGGLGVWSYHTLMGFEDDIFKITPEAININDTRALRAAQLTRDALRNMGKIVAASKIIVLGASYREDVGDTRYSGSEILVRKLAEMGAEVAVHDPYVKHWWELEKQESYPAPGLSMSRFFRNQDQLNDLRVEKELAAALQGADAVIFAVRHGEYLQLNPETVVKLAGRPVAVIDCFTMLDDPSIRRYFELGCEVKGLGRGHVKRIKDEVRKKG